The Pseudomonas azotoformans genome has a segment encoding these proteins:
- the mscL gene encoding large-conductance mechanosensitive channel protein MscL has product MGVISEFKAFAVKGNVVDMAVGIIIGAAFGKIVSSFVGDVVMPPIGLLIGGVDFGDLAITLKAAQGDVPAVVLAYGKFIQSVIDFVIVAFAIFMGVKAINRLKREEAVAPSLPPTPTKEEVLLGEIRDLLKAQNDKPRL; this is encoded by the coding sequence ATGGGCGTGATCAGTGAGTTCAAGGCCTTCGCGGTCAAAGGTAATGTGGTCGACATGGCCGTCGGTATCATCATCGGCGCCGCCTTCGGCAAAATTGTTTCCTCGTTTGTAGGCGACGTGGTGATGCCGCCAATCGGTCTGTTGATCGGTGGCGTGGACTTCGGTGACCTGGCGATAACGCTCAAGGCGGCACAGGGCGATGTGCCTGCGGTGGTGCTGGCTTACGGCAAGTTCATCCAGAGCGTCATCGACTTTGTGATCGTCGCGTTTGCAATCTTCATGGGTGTGAAGGCGATCAACCGCCTGAAGCGTGAAGAGGCCGTGGCGCCAAGCCTGCCGCCAACGCCGACCAAGGAAGAAGTGTTGCTGGGTGAGATCCGTGATCTGCTCAAGGCACAGAACGACAAGCCGCGCCTGTAA
- a CDS encoding helix-turn-helix transcriptional regulator, which yields MLKWQTTRLPKLEGENEVTSVFEMVINKTYELGFKHCSFKMSSQLTKNQIKPIEFTSHSNEWKKIYDEAKFLEVDPIVKHCKASLLPIIWEEKLFKEIPSLWSLAQTLGVHRAVTLTVHDFRGVFSMLTLSRDKGEVSPEELYEKAGMLLWLCHAMHAVLAQKYAEGQSVNPTSKLTPREIEVLMWSGMGKTAADIAAILCLSERTVGFHVCSCLKKMGVNNKIAAVLRAAQEGII from the coding sequence ATGCTCAAATGGCAAACCACGCGCCTTCCCAAGCTGGAAGGTGAAAACGAGGTCACCAGTGTGTTTGAAATGGTGATCAACAAAACGTATGAACTGGGTTTCAAACATTGTTCTTTCAAGATGAGTTCCCAGCTAACCAAAAACCAAATAAAGCCAATTGAATTCACCAGCCATTCAAACGAGTGGAAAAAAATCTACGACGAAGCAAAATTCCTGGAAGTTGATCCCATTGTTAAACACTGCAAAGCAAGTTTATTGCCGATTATCTGGGAGGAGAAATTATTCAAAGAGATACCAAGCCTTTGGTCTTTAGCCCAAACCTTGGGGGTGCACAGGGCGGTAACCCTCACCGTGCATGATTTCCGGGGCGTGTTCAGCATGTTGACCCTCAGCCGCGACAAGGGCGAAGTGAGTCCGGAGGAACTGTACGAAAAGGCGGGCATGCTGCTGTGGCTCTGTCATGCGATGCACGCGGTACTGGCGCAAAAGTATGCCGAGGGCCAAAGCGTCAACCCCACCAGCAAATTGACCCCACGGGAAATAGAAGTGCTCATGTGGTCGGGCATGGGCAAGACAGCGGCGGACATCGCGGCCATCCTGTGCCTGTCCGAACGGACAGTAGGTTTTCATGTGTGCAGTTGCCTCAAGAAGATGGGCGTCAACAACAAGATCGCCGCCGTGCTTCGTGCCGCGCAAGAAGGGATTATTTAA
- a CDS encoding ferredoxin--NADP reductase, with amino-acid sequence MTASAEKFTRQTLLDVQSLTPSLFTLRTTRDPGFRFTAGQFVRLGVTKADGCTVWRAYSLVSSPFDEHLDFFSIVVPGGEFTSELSRLRVGDTLMVERQATGFLTLNRFVDGRDLWMLGTGTGVAPFLSILQDFEVWEKFERIILVYSAREAKELAYQTLIKELGEREYLAEYAHKLTYVPIVTREQHPGALNGRITTLIENGELERAAGVELTPEHSRVLICGNPQMVDDTRQLLKQRDMNLSLSRRPGQVAVENYW; translated from the coding sequence ATGACGGCCAGTGCTGAGAAATTTACCCGCCAGACCTTGCTCGACGTGCAATCGCTGACCCCCAGCCTGTTTACCCTGCGCACCACCCGCGATCCGGGCTTTCGTTTCACGGCGGGGCAGTTTGTGCGTTTGGGGGTGACCAAGGCGGATGGCTGTACCGTATGGCGTGCCTATTCGCTGGTGTCCTCACCGTTTGATGAGCATCTGGACTTCTTCTCGATCGTCGTCCCCGGCGGCGAATTCACCAGCGAGTTGAGCCGCCTGCGGGTAGGCGATACCTTGATGGTGGAACGCCAGGCCACGGGGTTCCTTACCTTGAATCGCTTCGTCGATGGCCGCGATTTGTGGATGCTGGGGACTGGCACCGGGGTGGCGCCGTTTTTGTCGATCCTGCAGGACTTCGAGGTCTGGGAGAAATTCGAACGCATCATCCTCGTGTACAGCGCACGGGAAGCCAAGGAGCTCGCGTATCAAACGCTGATCAAGGAGCTGGGTGAACGTGAATACTTGGCCGAGTACGCACACAAACTCACCTACGTTCCCATCGTCACCCGTGAGCAACATCCCGGCGCGTTGAATGGGCGCATCACCACGCTGATCGAAAATGGCGAGCTTGAGCGCGCAGCCGGCGTCGAGTTGACCCCGGAACATTCCCGCGTGCTGATCTGCGGCAACCCGCAGATGGTCGATGACACGCGCCAGTTGCTCAAGCAGCGTGACATGAACCTGAGCTTGAGCCGTCGCCCCGGCCAAGTCGCGGTGGAAAACTACTGGTAA
- a CDS encoding PilZ domain-containing protein: MTEQPSERRRFRRIAFDAKTTIAQDSWNWPVQLLDLSLRGLLVERPDDWRGNGKRLFDVDIRLDPRAHIKMQVKLAHDDHGQLGFVCQHIDLDSISHLRRLIELNLGDQQELERELGALLE, from the coding sequence ATGACCGAGCAACCGTCTGAACGCCGCCGTTTCCGTCGCATCGCCTTTGATGCCAAGACGACCATTGCCCAGGACAGCTGGAATTGGCCGGTGCAACTGCTGGATCTATCGCTGCGGGGCTTGCTGGTGGAGCGCCCTGACGACTGGCGGGGTAATGGCAAGCGGCTATTTGACGTGGACATCCGGCTGGACCCACGGGCGCATATAAAGATGCAGGTGAAGCTGGCCCATGACGATCACGGGCAGCTTGGGTTTGTGTGCCAGCACATCGACCTAGACTCGATCAGCCATTTGCGGCGGCTGATCGAGTTGAACCTGGGTGATCAGCAAGAGTTGGAGCGCGAGCTGGGCGCCCTACTCGAATAG
- the radA gene encoding DNA repair protein RadA gives MAKAKRMYGCTECGATFPKWAGQCTECGAWNTLTETMIESGGAAAPTGRAGWTGQQAQIKTLAEVSVEEIPRFSTASGELDRVLGGGLVDGSVVLIGGDPGIGKSTILLQTLCSIASRMPALYVTGEESQQQVAMRARRLGLPQDQLRVMTETCIESIIATARIEKPKVMVIDSIQTIFTEQLQSAPGGVSQVRESAALLVRYAKQSGTAIFLVGHVTKEGALAGPRVLEHMVDTVLYFEGESDGRLRLLRAVKNRFGAVNELGVFAMTDRGLKEVSNPSAIFLTRAQEEVPGSVVMATWEGTRPMLVEVQALVDDSHLANPRRVTLGLDQNRLAMLLAVLHRHGGIPTHDQDVFLNVVGGVKVLETASDLALMAAVMSSLRNRPLPHDLLVFGEVGLSGEVRPVPSGQERLKEAAKHGFKRAIVPKGNAPKESPPGIKIIGVTRLEQALDALFE, from the coding sequence ATGGCAAAGGCCAAGCGCATGTACGGCTGCACGGAGTGCGGCGCGACCTTTCCCAAGTGGGCCGGCCAGTGCACCGAGTGCGGTGCGTGGAACACCCTGACTGAAACCATGATCGAAAGCGGCGGCGCTGCGGCCCCCACCGGCCGTGCCGGCTGGACCGGGCAACAGGCGCAGATCAAGACGTTGGCCGAAGTCAGCGTCGAAGAAATCCCGCGTTTCTCCACGGCCTCCGGTGAATTGGACCGTGTGCTGGGCGGCGGTCTGGTGGACGGCTCGGTAGTGCTGATTGGCGGCGATCCGGGCATCGGCAAATCGACGATCCTGCTGCAAACCCTGTGCAGTATCGCCAGCCGCATGCCGGCGCTGTATGTCACCGGCGAGGAATCCCAGCAACAAGTGGCCATGCGCGCCCGTCGCCTGGGGCTGCCCCAGGATCAACTGCGGGTGATGACCGAGACCTGCATCGAAAGCATCATCGCCACGGCGCGTATCGAAAAGCCCAAGGTCATGGTGATCGACTCGATCCAGACGATTTTCACCGAGCAATTGCAGTCGGCGCCGGGCGGCGTGTCCCAGGTGCGTGAAAGTGCGGCGCTGCTGGTGCGTTATGCCAAGCAGAGCGGCACGGCGATCTTCCTGGTGGGCCACGTGACCAAAGAGGGCGCACTGGCCGGGCCACGGGTGTTGGAGCACATGGTCGACACCGTGCTGTATTTTGAAGGTGAGTCCGATGGCCGTCTGCGTTTGCTGCGGGCGGTGAAGAACCGTTTCGGCGCAGTCAACGAACTGGGCGTGTTCGCCATGACGGACCGGGGGCTTAAAGAAGTCTCCAACCCTTCAGCGATTTTTCTCACTCGCGCCCAGGAAGAAGTCCCCGGCAGCGTGGTGATGGCAACGTGGGAAGGCACTCGCCCGATGCTGGTGGAAGTGCAGGCGTTGGTGGATGACAGCCATCTGGCCAACCCGCGCCGCGTGACGTTGGGCCTGGATCAGAACCGCCTGGCGATGTTGCTCGCCGTATTGCACCGTCACGGCGGCATCCCGACCCATGACCAGGACGTGTTCCTCAACGTGGTCGGCGGGGTCAAGGTGCTGGAGACCGCATCCGACCTGGCGTTGATGGCGGCAGTCATGTCCAGCCTGCGTAACCGGCCGCTGCCCCATGACTTGCTGGTGTTCGGTGAGGTGGGCCTGTCGGGCGAGGTGCGTCCGGTACCCAGCGGCCAGGAACGCTTGAAGGAAGCTGCCAAGCACGGCTTCAAACGCGCGATCGTGCCCAAAGGCAATGCGCCGAAGGAGTCGCCGCCGGGGATAAAGATCATTGGCGTGACGCGGTTGGAACAAGCATTGGATGCACTATTCGAGTAG
- the yjiA gene encoding GTPase, with protein MSSPIPVTVLSGFLGAGKTTLLRHLLKAEHGLKIAVIENEFSDAGIDTQLLGAEPVQVMTLSNGCVCCTIHTDLTKALYLLLERLDSGEIAFDRLVIECTGLADPAPVAQTFFIDEELRERYILDGIITLVDAAHAEHHLTQTIAQAQIGFADRLLVSKRDLVDDATFDALSERLTRINRRAPIRVVDHGNIDLAELLDVRGFNLNAGMSLRPVRAAPSIDRISSLVLRTDQPLDIDRLSEFMNELLEDHGKQLLRYKGVLNIAGEDRRMVFQGVLKLYGFDWDTEWEEGEARESVIVFIADELPEDKIREGFQRVYQA; from the coding sequence TTGTCCTCTCCCATTCCGGTCACCGTCCTCAGCGGCTTCCTCGGCGCTGGCAAGACCACCTTGTTGCGCCACCTGCTCAAGGCCGAGCACGGCCTGAAGATCGCCGTGATCGAAAACGAATTCAGCGACGCCGGTATCGACACCCAGCTATTGGGCGCCGAGCCGGTGCAAGTCATGACCCTGTCCAACGGCTGCGTGTGCTGCACCATCCACACCGACCTGACCAAAGCCCTGTACCTGCTGCTGGAGCGCCTGGACAGCGGAGAAATCGCCTTCGACCGCCTGGTGATCGAGTGCACCGGCCTGGCCGACCCGGCCCCAGTGGCCCAAACCTTTTTCATCGACGAGGAACTGCGCGAGCGCTATATCCTCGACGGCATCATCACCCTGGTGGACGCCGCCCACGCCGAGCACCACCTGACCCAGACCATCGCCCAGGCCCAGATCGGCTTTGCCGACCGCCTGCTGGTGAGCAAACGCGACCTGGTGGATGACGCTACCTTTGACGCGCTCAGCGAGCGCCTCACCCGCATCAACCGCCGCGCGCCGATTCGGGTGGTGGACCATGGCAACATCGACCTGGCTGAACTGCTCGATGTGCGTGGCTTCAACCTCAACGCTGGCATGAGCCTGCGCCCGGTGCGTGCTGCGCCGTCCATCGACCGTATCTCCAGCCTGGTGTTGCGCACCGACCAGCCGCTGGATATCGACCGTCTGAGTGAGTTCATGAACGAACTGCTCGAAGACCACGGCAAGCAACTGCTGCGCTACAAGGGCGTGCTGAACATTGCCGGTGAAGACCGGCGCATGGTGTTCCAGGGCGTGCTCAAGCTCTACGGCTTTGATTGGGACACGGAGTGGGAAGAGGGCGAGGCGCGGGAGAGTGTGATTGTGTTTATTGCCGATGAACTGCCGGAAGACAAGATTCGCGAAGGTTTCCAGCGCGTCTATCAGGCATAA
- a CDS encoding ankyrin repeat domain-containing protein codes for MRVSIGLLMAMLAFVAHAESPDPVALKAQLQDYYFDAARRGDLDMLDTFIDSGYSLNTQDDKGYTALILAAYHGQGPFVERLLSAGADACVQDKRGNTALMGAIFKGELKIAQRLLATDCNPDQRNGAGQTAAMYAGLFKRVELLDELKAKGADLNAEDPIGNSASRLASGEIRTPASR; via the coding sequence ATGCGAGTTTCTATCGGATTGCTGATGGCCATGCTGGCCTTTGTCGCCCATGCCGAGTCTCCCGACCCGGTCGCGCTCAAGGCCCAGTTGCAGGACTACTATTTCGATGCCGCCCGCCGAGGCGACCTCGACATGCTCGACACCTTTATCGACTCCGGCTACAGCCTCAACACCCAGGACGACAAGGGCTACACCGCGTTGATCCTCGCCGCCTATCACGGCCAGGGCCCGTTCGTTGAGCGCTTGCTCAGCGCGGGCGCCGACGCCTGTGTGCAGGACAAACGTGGCAACACGGCGCTGATGGGCGCGATCTTCAAGGGTGAGTTGAAAATTGCCCAGCGCCTGCTGGCGACCGACTGCAACCCCGATCAACGCAACGGCGCCGGGCAGACGGCGGCCATGTACGCCGGGCTGTTCAAGCGCGTCGAGTTGCTGGATGAGTTGAAGGCCAAGGGCGCTGACCTCAACGCTGAAGACCCGATCGGCAACAGCGCTTCACGATTGGCCAGCGGTGAAATCCGGACCCCGGCGTCGCGCTGA
- a CDS encoding YbdD/YjiX family protein — protein sequence MFNDINRLGKYLGQAARLMVGMPDYDTYVEHMQTKHPDKPMMDYKAFFRERQEARYGGKGGPKCC from the coding sequence ATGTTCAATGACATCAATCGCCTCGGTAAATACCTCGGTCAGGCCGCGCGCCTGATGGTCGGCATGCCCGACTACGATACGTACGTCGAGCATATGCAAACCAAACACCCGGACAAGCCGATGATGGACTACAAGGCGTTCTTCCGGGAACGCCAGGAAGCCCGTTACGGCGGCAAGGGTGGGCCCAAGTGCTGTTGA
- the katB gene encoding catalase KatB, protein MKNPMSRGPVSARYALVLTTASLLSLSVHAANLTRDNGAAVGDNQNSQTAGANGPVLLQDVQLIQKLQRFDRERIPERVVHARGTGAHGTFTVTDNLSDLTKAKVFAAGEATPVFVRFSAVVHGNHSPETLRDPRGFATKFYTADGNWDLVGNNFPTFFIRDAIKFPDMVHAFKPDPRTNLDDDSRRFDFFSHVPESTRTLTELYSDSGTPASYREMDGNGVHAYKLINAKGEVHYVKFHWKSLQGIKNLDPKQVTEVQGRDYSHMTNDLVTHINKGDFPKWDLYVQVLKPEDLAKFDFDPLDATKIWPNVPERKVGQMVLNRNPANVFQETEQVAMAPANLVPGIEPSEDRLLQGRVFSYADTQMYRLGANALQLPINAPRVTVNNGNQDGAMNFGKTTTGVNYQPSRLLPRDEPQAARYSQSALSGSTQQAKIQREQNFKQAGDLYRSFTKKERQDLIENFGGSLATTDDESKHIILSFLYKADPEYGTGVAKVAKGDLARVKALADKLTD, encoded by the coding sequence ATGAAGAATCCAATGAGCCGCGGGCCTGTTTCAGCGCGATACGCGCTGGTACTGACGACCGCCAGCCTGCTTTCCCTGTCCGTACACGCTGCCAACCTGACCCGCGATAACGGTGCTGCGGTGGGTGACAACCAGAACTCGCAGACCGCCGGCGCCAATGGCCCTGTGTTGCTGCAAGACGTGCAGTTGATCCAGAAGCTGCAGCGCTTCGACCGCGAGCGCATCCCCGAGCGCGTGGTACACGCCCGTGGCACCGGCGCCCACGGTACGTTCACCGTCACCGACAACCTCAGCGACCTGACCAAGGCCAAGGTGTTCGCGGCCGGCGAAGCCACCCCCGTGTTCGTGCGCTTCTCCGCCGTGGTCCACGGCAATCACTCCCCGGAAACCTTGCGCGACCCACGTGGTTTCGCCACCAAGTTCTACACCGCTGACGGCAACTGGGACCTGGTGGGTAACAACTTCCCGACGTTCTTTATCCGCGACGCCATCAAGTTCCCGGACATGGTCCACGCCTTCAAACCAGACCCGCGCACCAACCTGGATGACGATTCCCGTCGCTTCGACTTCTTCTCCCATGTGCCTGAGTCCACCCGCACGCTGACCGAGCTGTACTCCGACTCCGGCACCCCGGCCAGCTATCGGGAAATGGACGGCAACGGCGTGCACGCCTACAAGCTGATCAACGCCAAGGGCGAAGTGCACTACGTCAAGTTCCACTGGAAGAGCCTGCAAGGCATCAAGAACCTCGACCCCAAGCAGGTCACCGAAGTGCAGGGCCGTGATTACAGCCACATGACCAACGACCTGGTCACCCACATCAACAAGGGCGATTTCCCCAAGTGGGACCTGTACGTGCAGGTGCTCAAGCCTGAGGACCTGGCCAAGTTCGACTTCGATCCATTGGATGCGACCAAGATCTGGCCGAATGTGCCTGAGCGCAAAGTCGGGCAAATGGTGCTGAACCGCAACCCCGCCAACGTGTTCCAGGAAACCGAGCAAGTCGCCATGGCACCGGCCAACCTGGTGCCGGGCATCGAGCCGTCTGAGGATCGCCTGCTGCAAGGCCGCGTGTTCTCCTATGCCGATACCCAGATGTACCGCCTGGGCGCCAACGCCCTGCAATTGCCAATCAACGCCCCACGGGTGACCGTCAACAACGGTAACCAGGACGGCGCGATGAACTTCGGCAAGACCACCACCGGCGTGAACTATCAGCCAAGCCGTCTGCTGCCACGGGATGAGCCGCAAGCCGCGCGCTACAGCCAGTCGGCCCTGTCGGGCAGCACCCAGCAGGCGAAGATCCAGCGCGAGCAGAACTTCAAGCAGGCCGGAGATCTGTACCGCTCCTTCACGAAGAAAGAGCGCCAGGACTTGATCGAGAACTTTGGTGGCTCGCTGGCGACCACCGATGACGAGAGCAAACACATCATCCTGTCGTTCCTGTACAAGGCCGACCCGGAATATGGCACTGGCGTGGCCAAGGTTGCCAAGGGTGACCTGGCGCGCGTGAAGGCGCTGGCGGACAAACTGACTGACTGA
- a CDS encoding carbon starvation CstA family protein, translating to MKNNNSLLRHLPWLVLAIVGACALGVVALRRGEAINALWIVVAAVAIYLVAYRYYSLFIANNVMQLDPRRATPAVLNNDGLDYVPTNKHILFGHHFAAIAGAGPLVGPVLAAQMGYLPGTLWLIAGVVLAGAVQDFMVLFLSTRRNGRSLGDMVREEMGRIPGTIALFGCFLIMIIILAVLALIVVKALAESPWGIFTVMATIPIAMFMGIYMRYIRPGRIGEISIIGVLLLLGSIWLGGQIAADPVWAKAFTFTGIQITWMLIGYGFVAAVLPVWLILAPRDYLSTFLKIGTIIALAIGILVTMPELKMPALTQFIDGTGPVWKGGLFPFLFITIACGAVSGFHALISSGTTPKLLDNETNARYIGYGGMLMESFVAIMAMVAASVIEPGVYFAMNSPAAVVGSDVVTVAQTVSSWGFAITPEALSAVAHDIGETTILARAGGAPTLAVGIAQILHSVLPGENTMAFWYHFAILFEALFILTAVDAGTRAGRFMLQDLLGSFVPALKRTESWTANLIATAGCVAMWGYLLYQGVIDPLGGINTLWPLFGISNQMLAGIALMLATVVLIKMKRQRYIWVTMLPAVWLLICTTTAGFIKLFDANPAIGFLSLAKKYSDALANGQILAPAKNIDQMQHVIWNAYTNATLTALFLFVVFSILFYALKVGVAAWGNKERTDKEAPFQAVPDA from the coding sequence ATGAAAAATAATAATAGCCTGCTACGCCACCTACCCTGGCTGGTGCTGGCAATCGTAGGAGCGTGCGCCCTGGGCGTAGTGGCTTTGCGCCGCGGCGAGGCGATCAACGCCTTGTGGATTGTGGTCGCTGCTGTGGCCATCTACCTGGTTGCGTACCGTTACTACAGTCTGTTCATCGCTAACAACGTGATGCAACTCGATCCACGGCGGGCCACCCCCGCAGTGCTCAACAATGACGGTCTGGACTATGTGCCGACCAACAAACACATCCTGTTCGGTCACCACTTTGCGGCGATTGCCGGTGCGGGTCCACTGGTCGGCCCGGTGCTGGCGGCGCAAATGGGCTACCTGCCCGGCACGCTCTGGCTGATTGCCGGCGTGGTGCTGGCCGGTGCGGTGCAGGACTTCATGGTCCTGTTCCTGTCCACTCGTCGTAACGGCCGTTCCCTGGGGGACATGGTTCGCGAAGAGATGGGCCGCATTCCGGGGACCATCGCGCTGTTCGGCTGCTTCCTGATCATGATCATCATCCTCGCGGTGCTGGCGCTGATCGTGGTCAAGGCCCTGGCCGAGAGCCCATGGGGCATCTTCACGGTGATGGCGACCATCCCGATCGCGATGTTCATGGGCATTTACATGCGCTACATCCGCCCGGGCCGCATCGGCGAAATCTCGATCATCGGCGTGCTGTTGCTGCTCGGTTCGATCTGGCTGGGCGGGCAGATTGCCGCTGATCCTGTCTGGGCCAAGGCCTTCACCTTCACCGGCATTCAAATTACCTGGATGCTGATCGGCTACGGTTTCGTCGCCGCAGTACTGCCGGTATGGCTTATCCTGGCACCGCGTGACTACCTCTCCACTTTCCTCAAAATCGGCACCATCATCGCCCTGGCGATCGGCATCCTGGTCACCATGCCAGAGCTGAAAATGCCGGCCCTCACCCAGTTCATCGACGGCACCGGCCCGGTGTGGAAGGGCGGCCTGTTCCCGTTCCTGTTCATCACCATCGCCTGTGGCGCGGTCTCGGGTTTCCACGCGCTGATCTCCTCGGGCACCACGCCCAAGTTGCTGGATAACGAAACCAACGCCCGCTACATCGGTTACGGCGGCATGTTGATGGAGTCGTTCGTGGCCATCATGGCCATGGTTGCCGCTTCGGTGATCGAGCCTGGTGTGTACTTCGCCATGAACAGCCCGGCTGCCGTGGTCGGCAGTGATGTGGTAACTGTGGCGCAAACTGTCAGCAGCTGGGGCTTTGCGATTACGCCTGAGGCGCTGTCAGCCGTCGCCCATGACATCGGTGAAACCACCATCCTGGCGCGTGCCGGCGGTGCACCGACCCTGGCGGTGGGTATCGCGCAGATTCTGCACAGTGTGCTGCCGGGTGAAAACACCATGGCGTTCTGGTACCACTTTGCGATCCTGTTCGAAGCGCTGTTCATCCTGACCGCGGTGGATGCGGGCACCCGTGCCGGTCGCTTCATGCTGCAAGACCTGCTGGGTTCCTTCGTGCCGGCGCTGAAACGCACCGAGTCCTGGACCGCCAACCTGATCGCGACCGCGGGTTGCGTGGCGATGTGGGGTTACCTGCTGTACCAAGGCGTGATCGACCCACTGGGCGGCATCAACACCTTGTGGCCGCTGTTCGGTATCTCCAACCAGATGCTGGCAGGTATCGCGTTGATGCTGGCCACCGTTGTGCTGATCAAAATGAAACGCCAGCGCTACATCTGGGTGACCATGCTGCCGGCTGTCTGGCTGCTGATCTGCACCACCACTGCGGGGTTCATCAAGCTGTTCGACGCCAACCCGGCGATCGGCTTCCTGTCGCTGGCGAAGAAATACAGCGATGCATTGGCCAACGGCCAGATCCTCGCCCCGGCGAAGAACATCGACCAGATGCAGCACGTGATCTGGAACGCCTACACCAACGCAACGCTGACGGCGCTGTTCCTGTTCGTGGTGTTCAGCATCCTGTTCTATGCGCTCAAGGTCGGCGTCGCCGCCTGGGGCAACAAAGAACGTACGGATAAAGAAGCCCCGTTCCAGGCTGTTCCGGACGCGTGA
- the glyA gene encoding serine hydroxymethyltransferase: protein MFSRDLTIAKYDADLFAAMEQEAVRQEEHIELIASENYTSPAVMEAQGSVLTNKYAEGYPGKRYYGGCEYVDVVEQLAIDRAKELFGADYANVQPHAGSQANSAVYLALLQGGDTILGMSLAHGGHLTHGASVSSSGKLYNAVQYGIDANGLIDYDEVERLAVEHKPKMIVAGFSAYSQILDFPRFRAIADKVGAYLFVDMAHVAGLVAAGVYPNPVPYADVVTTTTHKTLRGPRGGLILARANADIEKKLNSAVFPGAQGGPLEHVIAAKAICFKEALQPEFKTYQQQVVKNAQTMASVFIERGFDVVSGGTENHLFLLSLIKQDISGKDADAALGKAFITVNKNSVPNDPRSPFVTSGLRFGTPAVTTRGFKEAECKELAGWICDILADLNNEAVIDAVREKVKAICKKLPVYGA, encoded by the coding sequence ATGTTCAGCCGTGATTTGACTATTGCCAAGTACGACGCCGATCTCTTCGCCGCCATGGAGCAAGAAGCCGTGCGCCAGGAAGAGCACATTGAGCTGATCGCTTCGGAAAACTACACCAGCCCAGCGGTGATGGAGGCTCAAGGTTCGGTCTTGACCAACAAGTACGCCGAAGGTTACCCAGGCAAGCGCTACTACGGTGGTTGCGAGTACGTCGACGTGGTTGAACAGCTGGCTATCGACCGCGCCAAAGAACTGTTCGGCGCCGACTACGCCAACGTCCAGCCGCACGCCGGTTCCCAAGCCAACAGCGCCGTGTACCTGGCCCTGCTGCAAGGCGGCGATACTATCCTGGGCATGAGCCTGGCCCACGGCGGTCACCTGACCCACGGCGCCAGCGTTTCCTCCTCCGGCAAGCTGTACAACGCCGTTCAATACGGTATCGATGCCAACGGCCTGATCGACTACGACGAAGTCGAGCGCCTGGCGGTCGAGCACAAGCCAAAAATGATCGTGGCCGGTTTCTCTGCCTACTCGCAGATCCTGGACTTCCCACGTTTCCGCGCAATCGCTGACAAAGTCGGCGCGTACCTGTTCGTCGACATGGCCCACGTGGCCGGTCTGGTCGCCGCTGGCGTCTACCCGAACCCGGTGCCTTACGCTGACGTCGTGACCACCACGACCCACAAGACCCTGCGCGGTCCACGTGGCGGCCTGATCCTGGCTCGCGCCAACGCCGACATCGAGAAGAAGCTGAACTCCGCTGTCTTCCCAGGCGCCCAAGGCGGCCCGCTGGAGCACGTGATCGCCGCCAAAGCGATCTGCTTCAAGGAAGCCCTGCAGCCTGAGTTCAAGACCTACCAGCAACAAGTGGTCAAGAACGCCCAGACCATGGCCAGCGTGTTCATCGAGCGTGGCTTCGACGTAGTCTCCGGCGGTACTGAAAACCACCTGTTCCTGCTGTCGCTGATCAAGCAGGACATTTCCGGTAAAGATGCTGACGCAGCCCTGGGCAAAGCCTTCATCACCGTGAACAAGAACTCCGTGCCGAACGACCCACGTTCGCCGTTCGTCACCTCCGGCCTGCGCTTCGGTACTCCGGCTGTGACCACGCGTGGCTTCAAGGAAGCAGAGTGCAAGGAACTGGCTGGCTGGATCTGCGACATCCTGGCTGACCTGAACAACGAAGCCGTGATCGACGCGGTGCGTGAGAAGGTCAAGGCCATCTGCAAGAAGCTGCCGGTGTACGGCGCTTGA